The Paenibacillus yonginensis genome segment GTCGCTCAGGATTTCTATCAGAAGCTGGTGCGGATCGGCAAGAATTGCACCGCCTTTGCGGACTCGCATATGCAGATTACCTCAGCCACAGCTTTGAGCAGCGGCGATGTGGCCGTCGCCGTCTCCTATTCGGGAGAAACGCCGGAGACCATTGCCGCTCTCAAATGCGCCAAAGACAGCGGCGCCACGACGATCTGCCTGACCCATTACGGCAGCAGCTCCCTGGCATCACTAGCCGATATTCCGCTGTTCTCTTCATCGCTAGAAGAAGGGATGCGCCGCGGAGACATGGCTTCACGGATTGCCCAGCTTCATATTATTGACATCCTGTTTATGGGGATGGTCAGCTCCAGGTTTGAGGATTATGTGCCCAAGCTGGAGCATTCTTATCACAATGTCCGCAATTACCGCTAAATCATTGGAGGAATGAGATATGCCAAACATTATCAAAGCCCAAAACGAAGAACAATTTAACGACATTGGAGCCGGGATTATTGCCAGCCTTTTGCAAAGCAATCCTAAAGCCCTGCTGGGCCTGGCCACAGGCAGCTCGCCTGTAGGCGTGTATGGCCGTCTGGTGGAGCTTTATAAAGAGGGCTCCGTAAGTTTCGCCGAAGCTCAAAGCTACAATCTGGATGAATACGTCGGTTTGCCTGCCGATCATCCGGAAAGCTACCGTCGGTTCATGGATGAGAAGCTGTTTAATCTGGTCGACATTAATCCGGAAAATACCCATGTGCCGATGGGATCTTCGCCTGATCCCGAGCAAGCGGCAGCTGAATATACGCAGCTTCTCCAGCAGGCCGGACGGCTTGACCTGCAAATTCTCGGCGTGGGATTAAACGGCCATATCGGCTTTAATGAACCTGGCGACGAATTGCATGGCTTCACCCATGTCGTAACGCTGGATGAAAGTACACGCCAGGCCAATGCCCGTTTTTTCTCCTCTATCGACGAAGTGCCAACCCAGGCGATTACGATGGGGATCGCCTCAATCCTGCATGCCAAGCAGATTTTGCTGCTCGTTAGAGGCGCCGAGAAAGCCGAGGTTATCGCTCGCGCCCTTAAAGGCCCTGTAACGACGCATTGTCCGGCTTCATTGCTGCAGACACATCCTAATGTGATTGTACTGGTCGATCAGGAAGCGGGGCGTCTGCTTTGATGAACCGTTCCTTTGTTATTACTCATGGCAAGGTCGTAACCCCAACAGGGATAATTGAAGATGGAGCAGTTGCCGTTGAGAACGGGATTATTGCTTTTGTCGGCGCAGCATCGGCTTTGCAGCATAGCAGGACCTCCTATCCGGAAATCGTTGACGCGGACGGCCGCTATATACTTCCTGGTTTTATTGATGTCCACGTCCACGGCGGAGTTCATCACGATTTCACCGGCGCGGATCAGCAGGGGATCGAAGCCATTACCCGTTTCCATTGTTCTCAAGGAACAACCGCCATGCTGGCTACAACCATGACTGCACCAAAGGATGTCTTGGACCAGGTTCTGGCCGAGATCGATACGTTTAAATCAGGCGAGATGCCTTATGCCCAGCTGGAGGGCGTACATCTGGAAGGGCCTTTTATTAGCCCTAAATGGCCGGGAGCCCAAAATCCGGAGCATATTGTCCATCCGAACCGGGACTGGATTGAGGAATGGGAAACCCGTTATCCGGGTCTCATCAAGCAGGTTACCTTTGCTCCCGAACGTGAAGGGGCCTTGGAGTTGATTGCTTATCTTCGCAAGCAGGGCATAGTTGCTGCCGCAGGGCATACCGATGCAACCTATGAGGAGATCATGACGGCGGTCGATGCCGGACTGCATCACGCGGTCCATACCTTTAACGCCATGACGCCGATGCATCATCGCAAACCAGGCACGGCCGGAGCCCTTCTAAGCTCGCCGCAAATGAGCGCCGAAATCATTGCCGATGGCATCCACGTTCACCCGGCGGTCATCTCTGTTTTGGCAGCCGTCAAAAACAATCACAATCTGGTCCTGATCACAGATGCAATGTCCGCAGCCGGGCTTGGCAACGGCGACTACATGATCGGCGATCTTCCCGTAGTTATGAAAGACGGCGTATGTACGCTGAAGGACAGCGAGGGGACCCTGGCAGGCAGTACGCTGACCATGATCCGCGGATTCCGGTTCCTGGTACAGGAGGTTGGCTTAAGCATTGAACGCGCTTCGGAAGCAGCCAGCGGCAATCCGGCCAAACTGATTCGGATCAATGACCGAACCGGGTCGATCGAAACCGGCAAACAGGCAGATTTGCTGCTTGTGGACGATCAACTGGAGCTTCAGTCCGTATGGGTTAAAGGCCTCAAACAAGCAAACGAACAATAAATTGTCGGCCAAACCGCTGTTCAAGCCTAATTTAAAAGTAAAGAGCATTCCGGACGCTTGGCGCGAATGGAATGCTCTTTTTTTGCCATGCTAAGCTTAGCGGTTCGGATTCATATCAAAACGATTGTTATTAGTGGTCGGAGTAGTATTAAAAATGCCAGTATTGCCTGCATTCGTGCGGCCCATATTTCTCAAACGTTCAGGGAACAAGCTGTCAATCATGTTGCCCAGATCGTTAGTTACATTTCTTGCTCCGTTCGTCAGCGGATTATTGCCCAGAGTCATGCCGCCATCTGTGCTGTAGCTGCCGAGCTGGCTTACGAAATCGGAGTTATCCGAAATATACACATGCTGGATGTGCGGAGCCGAACGTTTAACGGTTCGTTCGATTTCACTGCGTACATTGGCTGGAATAGTGCTGTTATTAGTGCTATAAGTGGACAACCCTCTGCCAGCATTAGTTCTGTAAGGCATGTTATCGGCCTGTGCCCCTAATCCTCCGCCAAGTCGGGTTCCATCATAAATGGTTCCTGGATTCGGATTATAGCCGCGAGCTGCCGGGTTGGTTCCCCCGCTGATATTGCTGGTGTGGTCGAGTCCACGGGCTGCACCTGCTGCGCCATTCGGACGGTAGTCGCTTCCCCCCGGATTTACTCCTTGCCCCATCGGACGGCCAAGCGTAGAGGTCCGGCCGGTAACATTGCCTGTGCCTAACGCACCGGGTCCAGTCAATCCGTCTGTTGCATTTGTCGTACCCATGTTGTTGTTCATGCCTGTTCCGTTACCGGAAGCACGGGTACCGCCCAAAGAAGGATTGGTTCCGTTTAAGCTGACAGCCACAAAAGCTTCGCTGCCGGAAGTCATCACATGGGCGGTACGAACGCTGCCTATTTCCGTAACCTTTTTGCTCAGGACCTGGCTGTACTTCATGTTTCTTAAGTTATCCTGGCCCTGATCATAGGAATTGACGTTCAAACGATGAGCCGTTTGATTTTTTACGCCTTGCGTGCCCACCTTATGGTTTTGGCCGCAGCCAGTCAATCCCACCATACCGACAACAAGAGCTGCTGACAGAGATAAACCCAATGTTTTTGAAGCTCGCATAAATGGTCATTCCCCTTCCATTAAGCATAATGAGTGACAGCTATAGAATGGCCTTTATCCAGATGGAGTATCCAGAAAGAATTTAGCATTTGCCCGGCACTTGACCACACCTTGGCAGACGCCTTGACGTATTTTATAGAAGCTTGTTAACCGTCAAATTCCAAGGAATAGAGGTGAATGGGCCGTTGAAAATATTGTTTACGTTCTTTATTCCCAGCGGCGGGGTGGAAACGTTAAACCGCATGCGCAGCCGGGTTCTCCGCAAGCACGGCGTGGAAGCTCATCTGCTGTATAATCAGGCCGGAACAGGGCTGCAAAATATTTCTGACGTTCCGGTGTTCATAACGAGCTCGGATGAAGAGCTGCGCGCCCTTGTGAATCAGCAGCAATATGACGCTGCCATCGCAACTTCGGATTTCATCATGGCCTACCGTCTTCGGCAAGCAGGGTTTACGAAACCTATCCTGTTCGAGGGACAGGGCTTCGGCATGTGGAAAGATGCCTATTTAACCGTTCTGGAAGCTGAACCTTTTATCAGACGTTTTACCAATGGTATTCTGATGCCCCCAACTACCCATTTGGCCGAGTTGTTTGATCTTCTCTGTCCGAATGCGCCGAGATATGTCATTCCGAATATGATTGATCTAAGCCGCTTTCCAAAGCTGGATGTCCCCCCTCCTGCAAATCCGATTATCGCCTGGATCGGCAGACTGGAACCTAATAAGAATTGGTCGGAGTTTCTGTTTATCTGCTATGGGCTGCTGCAGCACAAACCCGATCTGCAGATCCGGATGTATACGGATGAGTCGCTGGCCGCCCCGGGGGAACGCAGCGCTTTCTATGGATTGGTGGAGCAGCTGAATCTGGCGGGGAATCTCCATACCTTAAACAGCGTGCCGAACGATCAGATGTCCTACCATTATTCGCTGATCGCAGCCTCCGGGGGCATGGTGATTTCCACCTCCAAAATGGAAGGCTTCGGCTACGCGGTAGGGGAAGCCATGGCTTGCCGCTGCCCTGTTCTCAGCACGGATTCGGATGGTGTCCGAGCCTTTATCATTCCGGATGTGACGGGCACCTTCTATCCGCTGGGAGATGTGGCTTCCGCGATCGAAAAAGCCCTTCGCCTGATGGAGGACCGGACTCTGCGCGAGCAGCTGACCGAAGCCGGATACCGCCATCTGGAAACCCATTTGTCTCCGGATGTTTATGCGGTTTCCTTGATCCAGACGCTTCAAAGCCTGGGAGGTTAGCCAAGGCATTCAGAGCACAATACACCAGACAAGAAAAAGCATCCCATGTAAGCGGGATGCTTTTTCTGTCTTGTATTATTGTATTAGGATGCCGTCCATTCGACATTCAGTTCGCTCCACATGCCCAAAACCTCTCCGGACGAGTCCCGGAATACAATACGGATTGTAGCATGGTGCAGCAGATGAATGCTTGTCGTAATGACTAGCAGCATCGGTTCATAAATCCCCATATTGCGGATATGCAGGACCGAACCCCGTTCGTGGCAGGGAGCTACCTGGGAAACAAACTGAAATACGGTATTCCCGTTCACTTGCCCCAATATACACGCGTCGAAAGGCTCTGCCCTATTGTTGGCTACTGCTACATCAATCAAATGAATCGGACTTGCGAACGGAGCCATATCTCTTCCGATGACCGTCTGAAATCGAGCCACCCCGAATCACCTCTTCTTCAGCTTGTTCGGGTCAACAGCACTTCTACCGCATGCTCAAAATCGGCGGCGCTTTTGTCCCAGGTAAATTTATAGGAATCGGCTTGACCCGTAGCGGCAAGCTGTGAACGAAACACAGGGTCTACAATCAGGCGGGAAATATCCTCGCCAAGCCGGTTCTCATAGCGATAAGACATCAGGCAATTAACCTCTGGACGGCAGTAATCGGCGTTTCCCCCGGAATATAAAGTGACCAGAGCCGCACCGCAGCGCATCGCTTCCAGGCCCGGAAGTCCGCCCGCATCGTAAACGCTCGAGCTGACAAAAATATCGGTCATATTGTAGAGGTATCTTAGTTCTATATCATCTGCCGGGGTGACCATTCTGAACAATCCGTTTGCCCCAAATTGCTGCAGCTCCGTTGACTCCTCATATTCCCTTGGCGGACAGATCAGATTTATTTCAACGTCGGGATACCGCTGTTTGACCCTTGTCAGCTCATACAGCAAATATTCCTGATCCCTATGCCAGGAGAAGCTTGGTGTTACATTTCGGACAACCGCCGTAATTCGAAGACCCGGAGCAAGCTGATTCCGGAAATTCATATTGTGGAAAAAGCTGCTGACGCCAACCGGCACAATCATGCCGCCGACTCCGTGTATCATCTGGATCAGCTGCTGCTGCCAACGAGATAAAACTATCAGGTGTTCAGTCATGGAATAGGTAGGAAAAGAAGCAAAGTTGTCGCTCAGAAAAACAGGCTCGTAACATAAAGCCAGCCGGACATGTACTCCTTTATTCCGGGCGCTGGCTTCGACTGCCGGATATACGGTTGTGAAGAAATTAGAGACAATCACGTCCGCATCGGGGAAATCTTCTGCCTTCAGCACACTCCGGTCCACACGAAGCACCCTGGACGATATGGCATATTCAACCACACCCTGAGCCGGCATAATAATGGTAACCTCGTGGCCTTTTGCCCCCAGCCAGTTCGTCAGTTCGGCAAGCATCCGCTGCGCTCCCCCCTGGCATAAAGTCAGTATAGGAAAAGTAAAACGCATCTTGAGCCTCCCTCCTCCCGTTCATTTAATGCTCTATTCATCTTTAATCAATTTATAGGCGAGCAGCGCATCTACCGGCGGCGCGTCTTCGCCAAATGCGGCACGAAAAGAAGCATTTTGGGCATTATGAAAGCTTTTAAGCACAATAACCCGGTATCCCCGTTTCATAAATTCCTCCGGCTCCCAGCCGCTCTGATGGGTCTGAAATTTCTCCCCGTTCAGTCCGTAGTTATCGAGACTTTCTTGTGGAAAGAAACCTCTCGGCGTAAAGATAACCACCCGCTGCCGGGCAATCTTCTCCGCATCATCCAGTACCTTAAGGGCATCTGCCTTGGTCAGATGCTCCAAGGAATCAATCAGAGCAACGGCGTCAACCGACCGCGGCATCAGCAGCGAACCGATCTCACGAGCATCTGCTACGATCGGCAGCACAAAAGCGGGGGTCTTGCGCAGATGCTCAAGATAAGGACGATGAATATCCATGGCTACAATAATATTGCAATCATAATGTTCCCATAGGAGGCCCAATCCGCAGCCAACGTCCAGCACGGATACGCAGTAGCGGAATTGCTGCCGGAGCAGCGTAATGAAATTGGCGTTGTAAACTTCCGTATAAAGGTTCAAGCTTTCCTCCCCTTTCGCCTTTTTGGCTTAACGTTGCCCACCCTGCTCAAAGCGCCAATAAGCAACAATATCATGAACCGACTGCTCCCAGGGTATAGAGGGCTTGAATCCCAGCTTGATAAGTTCCTCAGGCCCTTGCGTCTCGCCAGCCTGAGGGATCGCAGACACATCCCCTTCCTCTATACTTACGGGAACCTGCGCCAGGCTGCTGAAGCTGTGCGCCGTTTCCCGCAGCGTACGTTCTTTCCCCGAGCAGATCGGGTAAATTACGCCGCTTTGCCCTTGCTTGAGCAGCAGCTCATAGGCCAGGACTGCGTCTCTTACATCCAGGAAATCACGCCGTTCAAGGCCTGAAGATAAATGGAAAGGGCGTCCGCTGTATGCCTGTTCTTCAGCAGCTATGTGCTTGGCGATCAGAGCACAAATCCCGGTCGAAGGACCCGGTCCAACAAGGTTTCCCGGTTCTCCGATAATGACCTCCTGCCCGAACAGCTGGCCCCAGCACAAAGCCGCCATGCCCCCGAGTGATTTGCTGAGCCCATAGGGATGGTTGGGAACCGGATGATCGGTCAGCTGAAACCGGAGGCGGGAGTGGGCCAGCACCACTCTGCTTGTTCTCCCGCTCCTGCGCAGGGCATCCAGCAGGTACAAGACGCCCATCACATTAGTCTCCATATAATCAATGGGCTGCTCCCAGGACTGCTTGACGGCGTTCTTCCCGCCCAGATGCAGCACATATTCTGCTTGGGCTTCTTCTACCAGCCTCTGCATAGACGCATAGTCTTTCAAATCACAGGCCACATACCGGACGCCGGGTATCGCCTTAACCCCTTCCAGACTCCGTACGGCACCCACAACCTCATAGCCCTGCCCGGCGAAATGCTGGCAGGCATGGTGGCCGGTGAACCCGGCCGCCCCTGTGATGAGAATCGTTTCTTTAGCCATGCTGCTTCATCCACTTTGCCAGCTCAGACAACATGGTGCTGTAATTGGGCAGATCAAGAGCTGCATCACTTCGGGTGGAGACAAGCGTCCGGTCCAGCACGGTCTCTCTCTCCGGCAGAATGTCCACGTCCTGTTTGTCCCAGATCTCCTGCATCAGCTTCAGCAGATCATGTTTGCTCACCTTCTCCGGATGAGCCAGATGGATCAGTCCGGACAGCGGCCGGTCCAGCACCTGCTCGATCACTTTGGCAAGCTGGAGCGTCGTTACACCATTCCACAGCACCCTTTGATAACCGTAGATTCGGCCCGTCTGACTCATAAACCATTCCATCAGGCCGATTCCTCCACTCCGGATTTCAGGCCCTATAATGGAAGTGCGGATTGTCAGATGACGTCCCTGCTTGATCTCGCCAAGCGCTTTGGTTTGCGCATATTTCGAGACGCCGTCCGGCTGGTCATGCTCCGTATAGGAGCCTTTATCGCCCAAAAACACACAATCGGTGCTGATGTGAATCAGTCTGGCCCCATAACGGTCTGCCGCCCGCCGCAGGCGGTGCGGCAGCAAACCGTTGATTTCATAGGCGCCAACCACATCGCGGTCGGCAAACTGATTCAGCACGCCTACCGCATTGATGATGACATCCGGGCGAACGAGAGCGATCGTCTGTTCCGCCATGCCCGGGTCCTGAACATCCAAAAAGATTCCTGCGGTATCCCTTGCGTCGCGGGTCGTATAAAAAACGTCATGGGAGGTGGATTCCCGGAAATACTGCACAAGCATATGCCCGGCCATTCCGTTCCCGCCAAAAATCAATATTTTCATTCAAGGAACCCCCCACGGACGAGGATCTCCTTGATCTCCTTTTTATCCATCAGATTTTTATCCGAGCTGAAGCTGCTGAAAGAAACAAGCGGATAAGCTTTATAGCGGTCTTTCAGGTTGGGAATGTCCAGCGTAGGCAGAATGACCAGATATTCGTCGTCATAAACGACCGTTGACTGGCTTTCGAAATCGCTCATCAGAATTTCGTGAATTTTTTCGCCCGGACGGGTGCCGGTTTCAATGATTTCCACGTTCTCCCGGCCTGAAGCCTCAATCAGCACTTCCGCCAGGTCCACAATCCGGCAGGTTGGCATGGTCATGACGAAGATCTCTCCGCCAACGCTTTCCACCGAAGCTTTGAACAGCAGCTTGATGGCATCCGGAAGGGTAAGGAAGAAGCGGGTCATATTCATATCGGTAATGCGAACCTGGCCTTTGTTTTTAATTTGATTCATAAACAGGTGCACGACACTTCCGTTCGTGCCCAGGACATTCCCGCCCCGTACGCAGACGAATTGCGTCTCCGAAGGGAGCAGATTCGCGTAGACGATCAGCTTTTCGCCGATCGCTTTGGTCATGCCGTAAAAGTTGGATGGATTCGCCGCTTTGTCGGTCGAAATATAGATGACCTTCTTGACGCGGTTCTCCACCGCTGCTTCAATCACATTCTGCGTGCCTACAACATTGGTCTTCAGCGCTTCATAAGGCTGATCTTCACAAACCGGAACGTGCTTCAGCGCCGCTAGGTGAAACACGTAGTCCACATTTTTGCAGGCGGCCGCCAAGGCCTCTTTATCGCGGATATCTCCAATCCTGAAGGTTAGTCTGTGGTCCTCAAAAGCCCGGCTCATCGCCACCTGCGTTGATTCGCTGCGGGAATAAATGATGATTTCTTTCGGATTCTGCGGCAGAAGCTGCTTGATCAGTTCATACCCCCAGGATCCGGTACCGCCAGTCACCAAAATAACCTGATTATTAAACATGCATTTTCCCTCCAAGCAAAAATTTGACTACCTTCTGCGATACATGCTCGGTTAAATAACCGTCCGGAACTTCCCAGTTTACATCGCTTTCCGTCATAATCCGTACCGCCTTGGCGATGGATTGGGCATTTAATCCGGAAACGATATTGCTTCCGCAGTCCACCGTCTCCGGACGCTCCGTTGTCTTGCGCAGGGTTACGGTAGGAACATGCATGATGCAGCATTCCTCCTGCACCGTCCCGCTGTCCGTCAATGCACATTTGGCATGGCGTTCCAGCTTCACGAAGTCAAAGAAGCCAAAGGGCTCATGAAATTGCACAAGCTTATGCATGGTAAGGCTGAAATCAGCCCCCATCTTTGATTGGGTGCGCGGATGCAGACTGCAGATCAAAGGCAGCCCGTATTCCTCCGCTACCGCGTTCAGGCCCTTCATAATCTCCAGCAGGTGCTCGGGACGGTCCACATTCTCCGCACGGTGAGTCGTTACCAGAAAATATTGTCCTGGGGCCAGACCTAGCCGGTCCAGAATGTCGCTGGCGTCCACTTGAGGTTCATAATGCTTCATAACCTCATAAATCGGATTCCCGGTGAGCACAATGCGGGGACCCGGCACACCTTCCCGGATTAAATGCTGTTTGCTCTGCTGCGTGTACGGCATATTAATGCTGGAGATGGCGTCAATTACTTTGCGGTTCTTCTCCTCTGGCACATCAAGGTCATAACAGCGGTTCCCGGCTTCCATGTGAATGACCGGAATGCCCATCCGTTCTGCCAGCACCGCGCAGAGCGCGCTGTTCGTATCCCCGAGCAACAGCACCTTGTCAGGGCGTTCCTGCTTCAGAATGTTCTCCATGCCTGCAAACATCGCCGCAAGCTGCTCGCCCAGTGAAGCCTGCCGGTCCTGCAGCACATAATCGGGAGCACGCAGACCCAGCTCGGAGAAAAAAACGCCGCTTAACGAAACCGTAAAATTCTGGCCGGTATGAACAAGAATATGCCGATCCGCAAAGCGGTCCAGAAGCGGAATGATTAAACTGAGCCGGATAATTTCAGGACGTGTCCCCAGGATCGTCATGATTTTCATTATGTCAACTCCTTCGGGTTAGGTGATACCTGCCGCCTAACGTTTGGTCCGGCGTCCCTTGCCGGGAGCTCCAAGCCTGTTCCTGGACTTGCCGGACAGCTTCGCCCCTGCACGTTTAGGGCGGCGTGAAGCGGTAAGGCGTCCGGAGAGCCGGCGTCTGGCCGAGCTGCTTCTCCTAACGTTTCGGCTTCTTTTTGCCTTTGTGCTCCCATATTTGAAGCGCAAACGGCGCAGCCGGCGGCGTTTCCTCCGCCGAACCGGCACCGGCGTTTCGGGAGCGGGTTCTGGTTCGGCGGCGGCTTCCATGCCCGTTTCTGAAGACCAGACGCGGCTTCCGTCCGCTTCATTTACATACAGCCGGTCAGGACGCCGTGCTGCCCAGGTCTGGACCTCTGACCGAAGCCGGTCAGCAAACGCAGCCGGTCCAAAATGGACCTCTGCCTGCTCCCTGGCTGTGGCGGATAAAGAAGCTGCCGTTTCCTTCGGAAGGTCAAGCAGCGCCTTAATTTGAGCAGTCAGCTGTTCTCTGTTCCCCATCTCTGATAAATAGGGGCCAAATCCGCAGGCGCCGAGCACCTCGCCCAGTCCGCCGGCTTGATAAGCGGCAGTCAGCTTGCCATGGATCATCCCTTCAAGCCCGGTCAGGCCAAAGCCCTCCGGCATAAGGCTGGGAACCACCAGAATATCCATGGCGCAATAAGCGGCTTCCACGTTTTTTTCGTACGGAATGAAGGTGAATCTGGAGAAATATTTGGTTTCGTTCAATTTGTCTAGACATCGTTTATAGAACACTTTGTTGTTCCGCTGGCCTATAACCAGAAAGCGCAGATCCGAGCGCTCCCTGCATAGTTCAAGGGCAGTATCAATGAAATGTTCAAACCCCTTCTCTTCGGTGAGGAAAGAGGAAATAAAGCCGAGCAGCCGGTGTCCGGAGCCTACTCCAAGCTCTGAGCGTTTATTTTCCCGCAAACGGTCCCAGCTGCCCGGATGGTAATCGGACCATTCCCAGGACGGATAAATCAGCCCGAGCTTTTCTCCGGGAATCCCTCCCTGGAAGCGGGATCTGACTGTTTCGGAAATTACAAGCACCCGGTCGCTCAGGCTGTCGATGATCTGCTGCGCGTGACCGAAATAAGCTGTGCGGACTATGGCTTCCGTGATGTTCCAGATGACCGGAATGCCGAGGCGTGAAGCCGCGGCGGCCGGAAGCACATTGACGCAGGTGTTGGTCAAGACCAGGTCTGCCTGCTCCGCCTGCATAAGAGCTGTCAAATGATGAAATTCGGCTGTTTCCGTCAGCTGTTCTATTTCCTGCGGCAGATTGGGACCCGGAGCATACATCTCATAAACGAGGGGATAACGGCAGGGAAGGGTGCGAATACCGTATCTGGCTGCCTGACGGGTTAATTCTCCCGCCTGAGGCACTACCAGCACGCATTGGAAATAGTCCGATAATTTCAGGGCCAGATGCAGCAGCATTTTCTCTGCCCCGGTAATGCTTTGAGTATTGCTGACATGGGTAAATAGCAGCAGCTTCGCTTGATGGGCCATAAGTTTCGTTCTTCCTGCATAAAGTAAGGAAGAAACCGTTCACCTCCTTCCTGCATAAAATCTGTTAACCGAAGATATGGGTCAGAAGCTCATTCAGCCGGTGGCTGTACGTATGCTCCCGCAGTGTGCGGTCCAACGCACGCAGAACTATTTCGCGGCGTTCCGCCTCATGAGTCAAATAAAAGTCGATTTTGGATAGAAGTTCGTCATGGGAAGAGAAGGTTTCAATTTCAACGCCCGGGGTATAGAAACGTGCCAAGTCGTCGCGGACATCGACCAGCTGGAGCGATCCGCTGGCGGCGATTTCAAAGGTCCGGGGATTCGGGGAGACGGCCGGTATTTTGGAAGCATTATTGTTCACACTGTCGTCATCATAGGACCGATGCAAATTAAGCGAAATTTTGCTGCTGCTGTATACGGCTGCCGTTTCTTGAGGGCCCAGCCAGGTGCCTTGTTCGATTCGGCCCGCATAAGAGTCGGCTTCTACCAGGCGGTCCCACCATATTCCATTGATTCGAAGCCCCCGCGCCATCAGCTTGTCGATGATCGGCTGGAAGAAATGCACCCGGTTCCAATAGCCGCTTCCTACAAAGCTGAGATTGCGAACTTCCGGAGCCCGGTCGCGCAGGGGACGGAAATGCCCTGGATGGACGCCGAACGGGAGATAATAAACATTTGGGCAGCCGAGCTGCCGATAATGCTCGACACAGTTCAGTTCAAGCGTAAATACGTAGTCATAATGCAAAGTCAATTGGAACGTCATATCAGTATAATAAGGATCATCTGTCAGCCATACGGCTGTTGGAATTCCCATGGCCCGAATCGCATCGATTTGGTCGGTTGGCATTTCCAGACCATCGAGCACCAAAACCAGGTCCGGACGGTGCTCTGCCGCAAGCTGGGCTACCGGCTGATTCGGCAGTGTCGGGGTAACAGAAGCAACCAGCGAACGGAGTGTTTCGGTGATCCCTTCATCAAAAGGAGAATACGGGAAACCTTTGCCTGAGCTGACGTACATTACGTGGATATTGCGAAGCGGGAATACGGGAGCAGGCTGGCTGGCGATAACATCCATTCTGCCGCGCAGGTATCCTTCTTCAAAGCCGGCCCGCAAGCCGGCGCTTCTTCCTTCCTGTCTGGCAGACAGCACCGTTTGGGAAGAGTAAACCGGTGTGCTGCTTTTTTTTCTTACTCTGCTTCTCGAGCTTTGAATTTTCACCATATGTTCCACTCCTTGTTCAAATTTGTTGGCTTACTTCACGATGGACAGCATACGCCCAATGCGCTCTTTGTAAGAGTGGTTCTTTCTTGTCGTCCAAAGAGCTCTCCAGGCGATTTGCG includes the following:
- the nagB gene encoding glucosamine-6-phosphate deaminase, with the translated sequence MPNIIKAQNEEQFNDIGAGIIASLLQSNPKALLGLATGSSPVGVYGRLVELYKEGSVSFAEAQSYNLDEYVGLPADHPESYRRFMDEKLFNLVDINPENTHVPMGSSPDPEQAAAEYTQLLQQAGRLDLQILGVGLNGHIGFNEPGDELHGFTHVVTLDESTRQANARFFSSIDEVPTQAITMGIASILHAKQILLLVRGAEKAEVIARALKGPVTTHCPASLLQTHPNVIVLVDQEAGRLL
- the nagA gene encoding N-acetylglucosamine-6-phosphate deacetylase is translated as MNRSFVITHGKVVTPTGIIEDGAVAVENGIIAFVGAASALQHSRTSYPEIVDADGRYILPGFIDVHVHGGVHHDFTGADQQGIEAITRFHCSQGTTAMLATTMTAPKDVLDQVLAEIDTFKSGEMPYAQLEGVHLEGPFISPKWPGAQNPEHIVHPNRDWIEEWETRYPGLIKQVTFAPEREGALELIAYLRKQGIVAAAGHTDATYEEIMTAVDAGLHHAVHTFNAMTPMHHRKPGTAGALLSSPQMSAEIIADGIHVHPAVISVLAAVKNNHNLVLITDAMSAAGLGNGDYMIGDLPVVMKDGVCTLKDSEGTLAGSTLTMIRGFRFLVQEVGLSIERASEAASGNPAKLIRINDRTGSIETGKQADLLLVDDQLELQSVWVKGLKQANEQ
- a CDS encoding glycosyltransferase family 4 protein gives rise to the protein MKILFTFFIPSGGVETLNRMRSRVLRKHGVEAHLLYNQAGTGLQNISDVPVFITSSDEELRALVNQQQYDAAIATSDFIMAYRLRQAGFTKPILFEGQGFGMWKDAYLTVLEAEPFIRRFTNGILMPPTTHLAELFDLLCPNAPRYVIPNMIDLSRFPKLDVPPPANPIIAWIGRLEPNKNWSEFLFICYGLLQHKPDLQIRMYTDESLAAPGERSAFYGLVEQLNLAGNLHTLNSVPNDQMSYHYSLIAASGGMVISTSKMEGFGYAVGEAMACRCPVLSTDSDGVRAFIIPDVTGTFYPLGDVASAIEKALRLMEDRTLREQLTEAGYRHLETHLSPDVYAVSLIQTLQSLGG
- a CDS encoding glycosyltransferase family 4 protein — protein: MRFTFPILTLCQGGAQRMLAELTNWLGAKGHEVTIIMPAQGVVEYAISSRVLRVDRSVLKAEDFPDADVIVSNFFTTVYPAVEASARNKGVHVRLALCYEPVFLSDNFASFPTYSMTEHLIVLSRWQQQLIQMIHGVGGMIVPVGVSSFFHNMNFRNQLAPGLRITAVVRNVTPSFSWHRDQEYLLYELTRVKQRYPDVEINLICPPREYEESTELQQFGANGLFRMVTPADDIELRYLYNMTDIFVSSSVYDAGGLPGLEAMRCGAALVTLYSGGNADYCRPEVNCLMSYRYENRLGEDISRLIVDPVFRSQLAATGQADSYKFTWDKSAADFEHAVEVLLTRTS
- a CDS encoding class I SAM-dependent methyltransferase → MNLYTEVYNANFITLLRQQFRYCVSVLDVGCGLGLLWEHYDCNIIVAMDIHRPYLEHLRKTPAFVLPIVADAREIGSLLMPRSVDAVALIDSLEHLTKADALKVLDDAEKIARQRVVIFTPRGFFPQESLDNYGLNGEKFQTHQSGWEPEEFMKRGYRVIVLKSFHNAQNASFRAAFGEDAPPVDALLAYKLIKDE
- a CDS encoding SDR family NAD(P)-dependent oxidoreductase, with amino-acid sequence MAKETILITGAAGFTGHHACQHFAGQGYEVVGAVRSLEGVKAIPGVRYVACDLKDYASMQRLVEEAQAEYVLHLGGKNAVKQSWEQPIDYMETNVMGVLYLLDALRRSGRTSRVVLAHSRLRFQLTDHPVPNHPYGLSKSLGGMAALCWGQLFGQEVIIGEPGNLVGPGPSTGICALIAKHIAAEEQAYSGRPFHLSSGLERRDFLDVRDAVLAYELLLKQGQSGVIYPICSGKERTLRETAHSFSSLAQVPVSIEEGDVSAIPQAGETQGPEELIKLGFKPSIPWEQSVHDIVAYWRFEQGGQR
- a CDS encoding dTDP-4-dehydrorhamnose reductase family protein; translation: MKILIFGGNGMAGHMLVQYFRESTSHDVFYTTRDARDTAGIFLDVQDPGMAEQTIALVRPDVIINAVGVLNQFADRDVVGAYEINGLLPHRLRRAADRYGARLIHISTDCVFLGDKGSYTEHDQPDGVSKYAQTKALGEIKQGRHLTIRTSIIGPEIRSGGIGLMEWFMSQTGRIYGYQRVLWNGVTTLQLAKVIEQVLDRPLSGLIHLAHPEKVSKHDLLKLMQEIWDKQDVDILPERETVLDRTLVSTRSDAALDLPNYSTMLSELAKWMKQHG